A segment of the Leptolyngbya sp. NIES-3755 genome:
CGCTTCAAGGTGATCGTTATGCTGTTGTGAAACCAGATGAAATGGGACTTTCGGGTACTTGGATGCAGCGGATTGCACCTGATCCAGAAGCAAGTCTGCGAGTATTAGTCGATCGAGAATTACGCTCTGTTGCGGTTGAGAAAAATCGTGCAAATCCGGATCTTCAAGCGATTAACAGCGATGGAAGTGGACATTATTACTGGGTCGATCGAGAAGCTGGATTTAGCTCACAGGATCAAACAGATTTAGTGCAGTTTATGTTGTCGATCGACGATGATCCAGCAGTGACGCTTGAAAACTAACGGTAGATCGGATGCACTGTGTTACTCTGAAGGAATTGAAATAAAGGGAGCGCTGAAGATCATGGTCGCACAACCTAAAAATGCTGCCTCCTCAGAAGTGATTTACCCGGAGTCTGACGGTCAGCCGATGTCCGATAACACAAAGCAATTTCGCTGGATCGTCACGATCAAAGAGAATTTAGAGATCTTATACGCTTCAGAGCCAAACGTCTTTGTAGCGGGCGACTTGATGTGGTATCCGGTTGAGGGAAGTAATCGGCTGTGTCAAGCTCCAGATACGATGGTCGTATTTGGCAGACCAAAGGGCGATCGAGGTTCTTATCAACAATGGAAAGAAGATAATATTCCGCCTCAAGTCGTTTTTGAAATTTTATCTCCGAGCAACACTCTATCAGAAATGTCTCGTAAGCAAGCTTTTTACAATCGATATGGCATTGAAGAATACTATATCTATGACCCAGACCAGAATGAGCTTGTTGGATTGCAACGAATCGATCAATATTTGGCTGATATTCCTGAAATTCAAGAATGGGTCAGTCCGCGATTAGGAATCCGGTTTGTGCTGGATGATACGACTCTGAATTTGTATGCACCGAATGGCGATCGCTTTCTGACTCCGGTAGAACTCGCTGCCCAACGCGACCAAGAACGGCAACGGGCAGAACAAGAGCGGCAACGGGCAGACGAATTAGAGGCATTACTTCAGCAATATCGAGAACGCTTTGGGGAATTGGAGTAGCGATCGCTTGATTTGTTGAGTTTATTAACGTGGCAGTCGAAAAATCCTCAATTCCGTTGAAGATCAAAATTGTAGAGTTACGAACTTTGCAACAGTCTTATGACCCCGACGCTTTTTGGTCGATGGCAAACTCGGATTTTTCTGCTATTTACGGTTGGGCTTCTGGTCACAATTCCGTTTTCGATCGGCATTTTGGGAGAGCCATCGAGCAACTATATCGGCATTTTGGTATGGATTGCACTGTTTGGAATTGGATGGGATGTGTTGTACGATCGCATTCAAAAATTCCGCTGGGATCGCGACTGGCCCGCTAGTTTCCAGCTTCTTGCAGGTCTCTGGGAAGCGGTCTTTATCTTGTTTATTCTCAACGGGCTTGGAATTGAACTACCAGGGATTGAAGACCTTCCTATTCGCTTAGGCACGTTCATTTTTCACTACAGTACTGTTTGGCTAACGGTGTTTACTGCCTCTCAAACTCTGATGCGAGTAGTTTTTCCCCGTTGGCGATTTCGTGGAGGCAAATGGCTTTAGATGCACTATCTTTTAACAATTCCCGGTTTACCGCTGGCTGATCCGGTTTATGTCTTTGCTTTGATTCTAGGGCTGATTTTGCTTGCAATGAATCTATCCTCTCGGTTAAGACTACCGATGATTGTTCTACTCATTGCGTTTGGTGCGATCGCTGGAACAAACGGATTTAATATCATCGCTCGTGATGCTCAATTGATTCTCCTAGAGCGGATTGGATTGCTCTACATTATGCTGCTGGCAGGATTGGGGTTGAATCTTGATGTACTCAAGCGATCGAGCAAAAAGGTTCTGTCCTTCGGATTGCTCACGTTTGGGGTTCCATTTACGATCGGGTTTATTACCGGACAACTGTTGACGAACAATTTACTGGTATCCGTATTGCTAGGAATTCTCTACTCGCCACATACGTTGATGGCTTATCCAATTGTGGTTTCGCTCGGAATTGTGCAACAAGAAGCGATCGCGGTTGCGGTTGGTGGCTCAGTGATTACGACAATTCTGACCTTGGTGAGCTATGCGATCGTCAAAGCAATTCATTCGGGTGGCGTTGGAATTGAGCTTTGGATCAAGTTACTAATTGTTTTCCCGATCGTTGTAATCGGTTGCTTCAAAGTTTTACCCGCTTTAGCAAAACGATTTGTGAAAGATGAACAACAGCCGATTCAAGCTTTTCTATTTGTATTAGCAGCGATGTTTTTTACAGCAACATTGACCCATGCGATCGGGATTGATGCGATCGTAGGAGCATTTCTCTCAGGTCTTGCTTTGAGTCGTTCTGTCCCGAAAGAAAGTGAACTGATGCGGCGACTAGAATTTGTTGGTAATAGCTTATTTATTCCCGCCTTTGCACTATCAGTCGGTGTACTATCTGATCCGAAAGTCTTTGTGCGACATCCAGAAAATCTGGGAATAGCAGCTTTAGTAATTTTAGGTGCAGTTGGAGCGAAGTATTTAGCAGCTTGGTTTACAGGACAATGGTTTCGCTATCCTGGAGCTTCGGTCATGACGATGTTTGGATTAACCATGTCCCGATCAGCTTTGGTGCTGGTGATTGCTTTGTTCGGGAAGAATGCGGGATTGCTGACTGACGGAATTTTTAATGCGATCGTGGCTTATATTGCGGTGACTTGTTTAATCGGTCCAGTCGTGACGACAGTTTCCGGTAGAGTGATGAATCAAAGTCGCCTGATTGAGAGTCGCTGAACATCAATTGAGTCACGTGAATTCTGAAAGTGATGGATGCTGCGGGGGCACAAATCCGCCAGAAACGAAGCAAATTTAAGGCGATTGATTTTGCACCCAACGCATCCATTGTTCAAACGATCGCATTCCATTCAATCCTTTCAGCCCCGGAACATTCGCTGACTGCAAATCATCCACTGCCACGATCGCTGCATATTGAAGTCCTAAAAAGCTATCCACTGCTGCATAAGGTCCTCCAAGTGTCATCGCTCCCGCTGCATACATTCGCGCCGTACCATTTCTCATGCCATTGATTTCAAACGCATTGCTGACAGAAAGCCGCTGAGTCGGATTAAGTTCAAGCTTGTAGCGCAGCACCAGATCTTTGAGCAATGGACTAAATTGAATTTCATTCGTTAGACCCGTGGCATCAATCAGAAAATCCACTTTGATCATTTGCTCATTTGTAATTCGTCCTTCTGCTTTCTCTAAGGTGTCGATTCGGAGATGATCGCCTTGTCGCTGCAAATCTTTGATCTCACCAAACAAAATCCGATACCAACCCGATCGAATTCCTTGATCAATCATTTCTTGCCAATCTCGTCGATCGGCAGTGGTCGTTCCACCCCAGTCACTCAGGAGCCGCTTGCGTTCTTCAGGAGTGGCATTTTCTAATTTCTCTCTCAGTTCCCCGCCCCAACAAGCTTTGGGCCAATTAAACGGTTGGAGTTCTTGATGATTTTTCACCACCCGCTGAGAAGTTTCATAGCGATGTCCCTGCGGCACAGGCGATCGGAGTAGGTGAATCAGTTGAATCTTACATCCCTCTTGTCGCATCTCATAAATTCGCTGAATGATCCGAGATGCCACAATGCCGCGACCTTGCAGAATCACAATGCCACCTCCACGGCTTTTAAGCTGTTGATAGAGATGCTGATGGTCTTCATACGCATTCACTACTAAGCGATCGTGAAATGCTTCTTTGGTTTTCTCTCGATAAGCTGTTACTAATGGCAAATAACGCAGAGCAGGATAGCCAATTGCGACTTGAACCTGTCGTGCCACTAAATAGCGATAGTCCGAACCTTGAACACTACTGCGAGAATAAGCAATCACATAGCGATCGTCATTGGTTTTGCGAATTGCTCGAATATCTCCGTAACGGAACATCTGCTGCCATCCGATTCGGCGAATTTCTCGATCGATAGAATCAAAGACTCTTCCCGATCGCGGTGTGTAAGTTTCGATTCCTGTCGGTTCTGCAAAGACTTGCCACAACAGTTTTAGTGCATGACCCATCTCGCCCTTACTAAAATCTGTCCAAGCTTCTCTCAGGGCGTAGCTCGGAAACCCCCAAATGTTATCTGGGCACGAATCAGAGTTCGATCGAAGTCTTTCATGAGCAGGAATTTGAGAGAATTCACAGAGTTGCTTATAGTTCCAGTACGGTTTCTGATTTGCATCGGGGCGAATGTTACCGGATTGATCAAACTGAACTTTGCCCAACACTCGAATTTGATCGGCACGAATTCCAGAGAGTCTTAGTAAATCAACCCAGACAAAACTTCCTAACCCTCCACCCAGTGCCGCAAAATCAATCTGCTCGATCTCTTTACCTTCGCGAGCTAAATCAGACAGAGAAACGCGATCGCTTTCAATCAACCAAGCAGGCGGAAAGTTCGATTGGGGTCGAATTGCAGGTGAACGAGCAGTTGTCGTGACCCGTGAAGGAAACTGAGTTCGCAATACAGTGATTTGAAAAGGTCCCACTTGCAACACATCACCATCGGCTAAAGTTGCCGTCTCACAACTTCGACCATTGACTAAAATGCCATTACTGCTTCGTCGATCGCTCACGATCAATTCTCGATCTTTCCACTCGATCAAGGCATGAAACCGGGACACTTGAAGACTATTGAGGATCACATGCTGTCGTTCTGGAATGCCTTCAGCCGCGATCGCTTCAGGACTGCGACCGATTGCGATCGGGGTAATCGCGACAATTTCTTGTTCGGCTTCAGTCACCGGGTCATTCCAAAACAGCGTAACAGTAACAGGCATAAGTTAATGGTTTTGGGGAATGTAAACAGAAGCTCCATGCAGCGGAAAGCCATCATTCGGACAGCGACCGTTCAACTGTCCATACTCTTCGTAAGTGTAGCCCGTGTGACAATGCGGACACATCAGCGGCTTCATATCCGGTTTTGGAGATTCGATCGGGGGCGTGGGGGGAACGGTGACCGCTTTTGGAACCAGGACTGCAATGACAAATTCTCGTTTTCCAAGCTGTAAAACTCCATTTTTATCGATCGCAACTGGAGTATCGTAAACCATCTGACCATAAAGCTTGGGAGGATTGCTTCCGCCTTTCAAATTGTGGAGAAAAAAGCGATCGCGCTCCGGATCAAAATAGATTTCCACGTGTAATTTAGAAACCGATAAATCTTCTGGAGTGACGGATGGCAACACCAAATCACAAGTTAAGGGATCTCGCCCAATCCGAAACCGATTCGCACTGGTTCCAGGCTGATTCGATCGAATCACTTGACTTTGAGTTCCGCTATTCCAGGTGAGAACCAACTCTTTCATTGCGATCAATGGATACGTTTCTCTAATCGTGAATCTGAATCCCATTTCTAGATTGCAGATTCCGGACAAGATTATTTTATCGGTGTTCGTTATTCTACTGGTAGGTTTGTAAAGAGCGATCGACTGAACAACATTATTTAATTAATGGGCTTTTGTAGCTTGAATCAGCAAGTGCAAAAAACTTAACATTCGTCGGTTTTGAATCTAAAAGAATCCGTAGAATAGCTGGTAGAGTTTGAATATCTACTCACGCTTTGTTTTAACTCTGCAAGCATCCGAATTCAGTCTCGTTCTTTGCATCACCGATGCGCGTTCTGTCATTGATTGACGATTCAGCGCTGCTGTTGTTTGAACTTACAACCCATGTTGAATTCCAAAAGTCAGCGTATGAAGAGTCCTAACTATTACGCTCGTACCGAAACTAATCAACGAGAAAACAATGAAGATTTTTTTAACGGGTTCTTGATCGAGGATCAAGGGGGACAAGTCCCAGTTTTGGTAGTTGCGGACGGCATGGGAGGACACGAACACGGCGAAGATGTCAGTCGTCAAGCGGTGCTGAAAGTCGAAGATTTTCTAAAGAAAACGATTCAGCAAATTGCAGATCACTCTGATCCCGTCGAGTACTTAAAACACTGTTTACTCGATGCGATCGAGAGTGCAAATGAGTTGGTTCAACGCATGGTCAGCGTTAATGGCTGGGATCGGGCGGGATCAACGATCGTGATTGCTCTGGTTTGGCAGAATAAAGTCATTGCAGCAAACTTAGGCGATAGTCCATTATTTCACTGGAGTCAGAAAACGGGCGAACTCGTTCGGGTGACTCAAGATCATTCGGTTCCAGGCATTCTCGCAGAAGCCAAATTGATCACCGAAGAAATGGCAAGGTATCACGAACGACGCGGACAGTTAGAGTTTTTCTTAGGAAACAAAACTTTGCCGCAACCTGATCCCGTTTATGAGCGAACTTTAGAACCGAGTGATCTTTTACTTTTATGTTCGGATGGAATTAGTGGATCACTGAGTCGGGAGCAAGTTCGAGCAATACTAGCGGATTCTACGATCGATTTACCTGATAAAGCGGAGCAACTGATCCAAGCCGCAAGAGACGAAGGAGAAACAGACAATCAAACGGTAATGTTATGGCGGCACAAAGTTCCTTCACAAACCACTTCAACTCGTAAGATTGCTCATTCAACCGCAGTCCAAGCTCGATCGCGAAGCATGGTGCAAACGTCGCAGCCGACTTTAATTCAATCTTCGATTGCGCCTCAGGTACACTCTCGCGATCGACGAAAGCGATCGATTTCACGCAAAGGACTATTCATCCTCGGAGCAATTTCTCTCACGATTACGATCACGCTCGTTTGGTTGCTATTTCAAGTCATTGGAGTCTTGCAAGCCCATCTGGGTGGATCAAACCTTCAACCTGCTGCTAACCCTGTTCAACAACCCATTCAGCCCAAACCTGCCCCAAAAGTTCAATCGTTTCAGGGTTCTGTGATCACGACGATCGATGAGAATAATCAAATCATCGAGTGGGCAGCCCCCAAGCTAAAACCGGGAGAAAAAGAATGTCGATCGAACATTCCAGATGTGACTGATATTCAAATCATCGTGAGTCAATCCGATGAGCAACTGACCACACAAAGCGAAAGAACCAGGTGCATTCGAGTTTGGAAGCCCAAACTTTCTCAAGGAGTCTCACCTCGACCCACAACCCCCTCTGTAGAGGTTCCGATCGTCTCTATTCAAGGTGAACGCGCATGAGATGTCTCAATTGCGGTTTCGACAAGTTGCCGCTCAATTCAGCCCATTGCACCAACTGTGGTGTTCATCTTCCATCCCTATTACGGGATTGTTTGGAATCAGGAACATTACTACACCATAATACTTACCGAATCGATTATCCTCTCGGTCGAGGCGGATTTGGCATTACCTATCGTGCCTTTGATATTCATCTCGAACGATCAGTCGCGATCAAAGAGTTTTACCCACAAGAACATGCTTTTCGTGAAGGATTAACCGGACGCTTAGTGATTCCAAATACCAAGCAGGATGTGTATCATCGTGGACTCCAGCGATTTTTGCGAGAAGGAACGCTACTAGCAAAGCTAAAACACTCTGGTGTGGTTGATGTTTACAACGCCTTTCAAGAGCGGGATACAGCTTATCTCGTGATGGAATTGATCAAAGGGCGAACGTTGCGCGATGAACTGGAAGAACAACCCGGACGGCGATTGAATGTCGATCGTATTCGCGAAATTATGTCTCAGTTGGTGAATGCGCTTACTGTCGTGCATCAGCAAGAGATGTATCACCTCGATATTGCTCCAGATAATGTGCTGGTGTCTTCTGACGGTCGCGTTGTCTTAATCGACTTTGGAGCTTCCCGGCAAGGCTTAGGAGGGGGAACCACGCAAGCTTTTAAAGAAGCGTATGCGCCTCCTGAAGTAATCGACGGAAAACATACTGATGCTCGGAGTGATTTATTCGAGTTAGGCATGATGTTGCACGAACTCTTGAGCGGAGAATTACCTCCTTCATCGATTTCACGACTTTTGAGCTATGCCCATCATGGGGCTGAGCTTTGGGACCCGATGCAAGTTTCAGAACCTTGGCGTAGTTTGATTGGGAGTGCGATCCGACTGAATCCTGATGAGCGTCCCAGAGAGGTTCAAGCTTGGTGGAAGTCGCTCGATTTCGCCAACCAAGAAACAGTGCTTACTCCCCAAAGAACACCCACTCCGCAGCGTTTTCCAACTCCGGTTCCGTTGCCTGATCCAATACCTTCTCCGATTCCGCCCACGGTGGTCATTCCCAAGACAAGTCGTCCACCTACGCCGATTCCAACCCCAGTTCCAACCCCAGTTCCAACCGTTCAAGACTTTACCTCACCTGCGATCGCATCTCCACCCTCCAGACCGAAATATGCCGGATTTTGGTTGAGATTGGTTGCAGATTTAATCGATCGAACAATCCTCATTCTTGCGAGTGCGATCGTGCTGGCAGCCAATCGCGATCAACCCAATATCAATGACTATTTTCAATCGATCACGGTGCTCTACATCTTTCTCGGATTGTTATATACCTCTGTGCTGGAAAGTTCCAGAATGCAGGCAACTTTCGGCAAGTATCTGATGGGAATTCAGGTTACAGATAGAAATTGGAGACGGTTAACGTTACAGCGAGCGTTTGTGCGAGATCTGTGCAAAATCTTCTCCTACATCACTTTCGGGCTTGGATTCCTGATGGCATGTTTTACAGAAACCCGTCAGGCACTACACGACAGCATCACCAACTGTTTCGTCATAAGGAAAACCTAAAATGATCAATCAGCTTCAGTATGTTGGAATTCCAAAACGGTGTCTTGCGCTATTCATTGATGGCTTGATTCAAACCGTTGTGGGCTTTGTGGTCTTTTTTGGCATTTCCAAAGTAGAACTCGAAACCACAACAAAACTATTTTCTTATGCGCTCCTCGCGGCGGTGGTTCAATGGGGCTACTACGGCTTGATGGAAAGCTCCAAAGCGCGAGGAACATTCGGCAAAATGGCGCTAGGGATTAGTGTCTGTAATTCAATGGGTGGACAGATTTCACTCAAACAAGCCACGCTTAGATTTTTGGGCAAATCGCTTTGGTTCGTGCTCTTTTTTGTGGGAGCCGCGATCGCACTGGTTCCTCTCGTTGCAGGCAAGCAAAACTCACCCCTGCTGTTTATTACAATGGCGCTCTGGTTAGTCTCCTTCTTGCTGGGAGCCGTGGGTTATCTGATGCCCGCCTTTATTCCAGAGCGACAAGCATTGCACGATCGGATTGCTCATACGTTTGTGATTGAAGATGATAGTGCCGATCGACAAGTTTCGCAGAAAATTATCTTTCAAATGATTGCGATCGCGGTTGTTGCAAGATTGCTCTTCAATGTCATTCCAGGAATTCCAATTTCGATTACAAATAGCAATAACGACTCTTCTCAAGCGAATCAGCAAACCCCTGTTCGCAATACTCCAAACCGAGGGACGACTGGCTCTAAGCGTCCTGCCAATTCAAATACCACTCCAGAAGCGTTAACGATTACTCGTTGTGGAGTTACAGAGCAACTGTCGCCCCCCAGTCCGAATTCTTACATTGATGGGGATTGGAAGGTGAATTTTGCAGTGGGCATCGAAGCTCATGAATCGACGCTGAGAATGAAGGGAGCCACTGGAGTGATGCGAACTCAATTCTTTGACAAAGATGCGAATAAAACCAGAACGGTCGTACAACAAATGAACCTCAAAGTTTCTTCAAGCGGAATTTGGTTGCTCGGATCAAATCCGGTGAATGAGGAAACGAACCAACCTGATGCAAATTACAGCCCGGATAACATTTTCATGCAGCGTGCTCCATCCGGTCAATTTAATGCTGTGAACTGCGATAACAATAACAATCTTTCGCGTGTGTCGATCGCCCCTGTTAATAACTAAGCTTATGCACGATCGTGTTTTGCAAAACTATCGAGGTGGCATGATTGCGCTCCAGATTCCATCGATCGATCAAGTCGAATTGCTCGATTTGCTCGGAGTCGGTGGCTTTGGAACCGTTTGGAAAGTTCGCAATCCAGCAACCGGAAAGCTCTATGTGCTCAAGATCATTCAGGCGATTAAACCGAATACGGTGCTGGTTGAACGAGTTCGACTAGAGGCTGAAGTTTCAATTCCATCGAAGCATATTGTTCCGGTCGTTGGTTTGAAGGAATGGGATTCGAGTACGTTTCTGATTTTGTTTGAACTGTTTGAAGCGCGATCGCTGGATAAAGTTCTGGCAGAAGAAACCCTGAAACCTGAGCAAAAACGCCAAATTTTCGATCAGATCTTGATCGGAGTTGCAGATGCTCATCGAAGTAACATCATTCACCGGGATCTCAAGCCAGAAAACATTCTCGTTGGCAAAGATCACCATGTGAAGCTGATCGATTTTGGACTCTCGAAGTTCAAAGGCAAAGGATTAACGCTGACCGGTGAAGTCATGGGGACACCACCGTATATGTCTCCCGAACTCTTGATCTATGGATCTAAGATTGCGGATGCGCGAGTCGATATCTATGCGCTTGGACATATTTTGTATGAATTAGCAATGGGCTACACCTTTTGGGCAAAACAAGGCTGGCTCGCCAATCGATTTGATAACTTTGTCAAATTCTTGGGGCAAAACCCACAACCGACCGAGTGCATCGATTTGAGCGATTTCCACTGCGACTTTTATCACAATGCGATCGCCGTTCTGGCTCGGATGGTGAAAACCAACGCAGACGATCGATTCGCATCGGTTGAAGAAGTGATCATGGCACTGACTCATGAACCGAGTCGAAAAACAATGCCGCCGATTCCGGAAGTTGAAGAAAGCAGGGGTATCTCCTTTAACTATCCTTTGCTCACGGTAGAATCTGGAACAAATCGCGATGCTCGAACGCTAGTGGCACTAGAACCGGGAGAGTCGATCGTACTGGGTCGAGCCGATATTGCAGGGAATGATCTGAGTATCAGCAGCAAGCATCTCATGTTTACTCGCCAGCATGGACGCTATTTTGTCAATGACTTTCATAGTAAAAACGGAACTCTGCTTCGCGGCATGTTACTCAATCCGAATGCTCCCCCAATGGAAGTGCAGAACAACGATCGCATCAAGGTTGGGGATATTTTTCTTCGCTTCAATTCACCTGTTTGATTGTCCCACTACTGTTTAAGGTTTGTTATGAAAACTTGTGTTCACTGCGGCGCGACCAATCCAGATGCAGCAAATTTCTGCCTCGACTGTGGCAAAGCCATCCATTCTAGTTCGATGCAGCAAAACCAAATTCCTCAAACGGTAATGCCCCAATCGAGAATGGCTCCCGATCAATCGAATTCGACGATCATCGATGTGCCGCAATCGAATTCGACGATCATTGATGTCCCGAATCAAGATCAACAAGTGCCGCACCAAGGGCAAGTTCCTAAACAAGCTCCCGCCCCTACGTTGATTCCACAGTCGCGGAAACCGCAAGTTCCCGATACGATCGCGGCTCCCTCCAACGCGACGATTCCCGATGCAAAATCTCCGAACTATGTTGATCCTCAACAGTTTCAAGCCCTTTACCAAAAAGTCATTCAGAACCAGCGCAAAGCGGACATTCTATTTGTGCTTGATTGTACGGGAAGTATGCAAGGTGAAATCGATGCGGTTCGCGATGCCATTACTTCATTTGCCGACACGATTCAATCCCAATCTGTTCGTGCCAGAGTCGGACTGATTGAATTTCGCGATCGCTTAATCGGGGAAGAACAACGAGTCTTACTGTTCGAGGGTGAACCGTTTACGAGCAATCCCACTCTATTCCGCGAACAAGTTGGAAAACTCCGAGCTTCAGGCGGCGGTGACGAACCGGAGAGCAGCTTAGATGCCGTCTTACTCGCACTCGATCAACCCTTCGATCCGACGGCAAACAAAGTCATCGTTCTCGTCACCGATGCCCCTCCTCATCTGCCTGATGTGACTGTTCAGAGCATTGATCAAGTGGTGCAAAAAATGCGAGAAATCACAGTCGATCAATTCTATGTTGTGATGAAAACGAGTGATCAACGCAGCCAAGTTTATCTTCGACTCTTAGAAGGTAGACGAGGACTTGCCTTTGAAATTGGCAGCGGAGATGATTTTAGAACTCGTGCAGAAGACTTTAAGCGCACCTTGATGGCACTGGGCAAAACTATTTCAACCGCAACCCGATAAACATGAGCCAACTTACACTCTCTTGGCAAGAAGCAGGCAATCCGCGATCGCGCTCGTTCGATCTGACTCAACCGATTCACAAAAGCATGTATGCGCTTCGATTGGGGCGCGATGCGGAACAATGTGATGTCGTCTTTGATGATCCGAGTGTATCCAGACTTCATGCTGAGATTCGATGGCATCCTGCGACTCAAGAGTTCTCGGTTCAAAATCTGCGCGATATTAACCCGATCGCAGTCGATGGTCGGCTCTTGAGCCAGGGAACTCAAATAATTCGATCGGGAACGATGATTGTCCTTGGAGATACGACCATTCAAGTGGCTCAACTTCAGCAAGCTCCTGGAGTGAATCCTTTTCAACCGCCTGTTCTGGAGACTCCAGTTCCCGTCGAAGCTTCGCCCAGAGTTGAACCGATCCGATTGCCTGCGAGTTCGATCACGTTCAGTCACTATCTTCCGCTTGCAGGTACAAGCCGCGAATTGAGACAACAGGGCTATCTCTTACCGGGAGTAATTACGGTACTCTGGGTTGTTTTGATGTTCTCAAGCTTGGGTCGCCCTGGAGTCTTTAACTTCCTGTTAGCAGGTTATTTAGGCATTGCCGGATTTTATTTAATTTATAAGCTCTGTGGAAAACGGAAGCCGGGATGGGTGATTGCGATCGCGATTATCATGACTCCGATTTTGCTCTTAACCCCGGTTTGGGGTGCGATCGCGTTTTTCTTCCGCGTTATTCTCCCTGGTCGAATTCCTGAGAGCGATGATGTTGGCTTTATTCCATTATTTATTTCATTCTTTTTTGGGGCGGGTCTTGCCGAAGAACTCTTAAAAGCAATTCCAATCTTTGTTTTAACTTGGTATGGTCGCACAGTTTCACCTGGACTACGCCAACGATTAGGCGTGACAGAACCTTTGGACGGAATCATACTAGGAGCCGCTTCAGGGTTAGGGTTCACTTTGCTTGAAACACTCGGACAATACATTCCGAATTTAGTTCAATCGGTCGCAATGCAAACTGATCCAGGTTCAGCCCAATTGATCGGACTACAGCTTCTGATTCCCCGAATTGTTGGCTCTGTGTTTGGTCACATGGCTTATAGTGGTTACTTTGGTTACTACATCGGACTGAGCGAATTAAAACCCAGAGGACGATGGAAGTTTCTAGCAACAGGTTATTTAATCGCATCCGGTGTTCATGCTTTTTGGAATTCAAGCTCAGCCTTGGGAACTTGGGCATTAGGACTGGCTGGAATCATTGCTTATTGTTTGCTAATTGGGGCAATTCTCAAGGCTCGGCAGCTTTCACCGAATGTGAATAAGCCGCTGTAAATTCAATTAATCTTTCTAATCTTAGCTCCGTCTGTGCAGGCAATTCAGGCAGGACGGAGCAATTTTTTGTCTCTACTACAAATTAGACGCATCAGTTGGCAGTTTTCGGCAAGATAGCTTGATGAT
Coding sequences within it:
- a CDS encoding FHA domain containing protein (similar to AA sequence:cyanobase_aa:PCC7424_0829), translated to MSQLTLSWQEAGNPRSRSFDLTQPIHKSMYALRLGRDAEQCDVVFDDPSVSRLHAEIRWHPATQEFSVQNLRDINPIAVDGRLLSQGTQIIRSGTMIVLGDTTIQVAQLQQAPGVNPFQPPVLETPVPVEASPRVEPIRLPASSITFSHYLPLAGTSRELRQQGYLLPGVITVLWVVLMFSSLGRPGVFNFLLAGYLGIAGFYLIYKLCGKRKPGWVIAIAIIMTPILLLTPVWGAIAFFFRVILPGRIPESDDVGFIPLFISFFFGAGLAEELLKAIPIFVLTWYGRTVSPGLRQRLGVTEPLDGIILGAASGLGFTLLETLGQYIPNLVQSVAMQTDPGSAQLIGLQLLIPRIVGSVFGHMAYSGYFGYYIGLSELKPRGRWKFLATGYLIASGVHAFWNSSSALGTWALGLAGIIAYCLLIGAILKARQLSPNVNKPL